Proteins encoded within one genomic window of Bacillus sp. 1NLA3E:
- a CDS encoding CPBP family intramembrane glutamic endopeptidase, with protein sequence MKKKYWIVLITYITMQLSSYIGVPLTVYIGTLFGKTMAEMKVLAVPFWLVISFAITLLIILLVLRNDSDTRFEKNRASITSLVIWAIFGVFLALFAQSVAANIEAMLGIKTGSENTQHIIGIIESFPIVIFISSIVGPILEEIVFRKIIFGALHQRFNFFISALISSVIFALAHLEFEHVLLYSAIGFSFAFLYVKTKRIIVPIIAHVTMNTLVVIIQTVYREDIERMLHQVEKIQSFIGGFL encoded by the coding sequence TTGAAAAAGAAATATTGGATTGTCTTAATTACATACATTACCATGCAGTTGTCTAGCTACATCGGGGTTCCCCTCACAGTCTATATTGGAACCTTGTTCGGAAAAACAATGGCTGAGATGAAGGTTTTAGCCGTCCCCTTTTGGCTTGTCATAAGCTTTGCTATTACCCTTTTGATTATACTCTTGGTATTGCGAAATGATTCCGATACACGCTTTGAAAAAAATAGGGCTAGTATTACCTCATTGGTTATTTGGGCTATATTCGGGGTATTTTTAGCATTGTTTGCTCAATCGGTTGCTGCAAATATTGAAGCCATGCTGGGAATTAAAACGGGGTCTGAAAATACGCAACACATCATTGGGATTATCGAAAGCTTCCCAATCGTCATCTTTATTAGTTCCATTGTTGGTCCAATATTAGAAGAGATTGTGTTTCGAAAAATTATCTTTGGGGCTTTGCATCAACGATTTAATTTCTTTATTTCCGCTCTTATCAGTTCTGTCATTTTCGCATTAGCACACCTTGAATTTGAACACGTTTTATTGTATTCAGCAATCGGGTTTTCCTTTGCTTTTTTATATGTAAAAACAAAACGGATAATCGTCCCAATCATTGCCCATGTTACCATGAACACTCTCGTTGTAATTATTCAAACCGTATATA